One stretch of Meleagris gallopavo isolate NT-WF06-2002-E0010 breed Aviagen turkey brand Nicholas breeding stock chromosome 14, Turkey_5.1, whole genome shotgun sequence DNA includes these proteins:
- the LOC100539368 gene encoding uncharacterized protein LOC100539368 → MQGIKEKYNDCNLCFLILARGECVSEGGISWTVEAPIYFCYKVVETHNILDPSNTTLLWGHTTDTQQLELTTNGKRRLRRFIVIDEVVDELYGSKVRRYFEENNVQHKILALPTTEETKSMDLVLNILQEVQNFSIDRRTEPIIAIGGGVCLDIVGLAASLYRRRTPYIRVPTTLLSYVDASVGAKNGVNFLQCKNKLGGYTPPVASFLDRSFIQSIPRRHISNGLGEILKMALMKHKGLFDLLKSHGKYLLDTKFQSYSGSANRGDAALQTTRIAIETMLEELAPNLWEDDLDRLVDFGHLISPELEMRVLPSLMHGEAVTIDMAFMTYVAHMRGLITADEKEQIIQCMRGLELPVWHGACSWALIQAALRERLQHGGGQPRMPLPTGLGVAGTKRGDVLKRCLWCFLSISAILLGG, encoded by the exons ATGCAGGgtataaaagagaaatacaatgATTGCAATCTATGTTTTCTCATCCTTGCCAGAGGTGAATGTGTCTCTGAAGGTGGGATTTCCTGGACAGTTGAAGCTCCCATCTATTTCTGCTACAAAGTGGTAGAAACACACAACATTCTGGATCCCTCTAACACTACTCTTCTCTGGGGTCACACCACTGACACCCAGCAACTCGAGCTAACCACTAATGGCAAAAGGAGGCTGAGGCGCTTTATCGTCATAGATGAAGTCGTGGATGAACTTTATGGCTCCAAAGTCCGGCGTTACTTTGAAGAGAACAACGTGCAGCACAAAATCCTCGCCCTGCCTACCACAGAAGAAACGAAATCCATGGACCTGGTCTTGAACATCCTGCAAGAAGTACAGAACTTCAGCATTGACAGGCGAACAGAGCCCATCATTGCCATTGGAGGAGGTGTTTGCCTGGACATTGTGGGGTTAGCTGCTTCCCTCTATAGAAGACGCACCCCTTACATCCGCGTCCCAACCACCCTCCTCTCCTACGTTGATGCCAGCGTGGGAGCAAAGAATGGAGTGAACTTCCTCCAGTGCAAGAACAAGCTTGGGGGCTACACCCCCCCAGTAGCTAGCTTTCTGGATAGATCCTTCATTCAGAGCATTCCCCGGCGACACATCTCCAATGGCCTTGGCGAAATCTTAAAG ATGGCACTCATGAAGCACAAAGGGCTGTTTGACCTGCTCAAGAGCCATGGCAAATACCTGCTGGACACCAAGTTCCAGTCTTACAGTGGCTCTGCCAACCGTGGGGACGCTGCACTGCAGACCACCAGGATTGCCATTGAAACCATGCTGGAGGAGCTGGCTCCCAACCTTTGGGAAGatgacctggacagactggTGGATTTTGGTCACCTTATAAGCCCAGAGCTGGAAATG AGGGTTTTGCCATCGCTGATGCACGGAGAAGCCGTGACCATTGACATGGCATTCATGACGTACGTGGCCCACATGCGGGGGCTGATCACGGCGGATGAGAAGGAGCAGATCATCCAGTGTATGCGGGGCCTGGAGCTGCCCGTGTGGCACGGTGCCTGCAGCTGGGCCCTCATCCAGGCGGCGCTGAGGGAGCGCCTGCAGCACGGAGGGGGGCAGCCCCGCATGCCGCTGCCCACCGGCCTCGGCGTGGCAGGTACAAAGCGTGGGGATGTGCTGAAGAGGTGTTTGTGGTGCTTCCTTAGCATCTCAGCAATCCTGCTGGGAGGCTGA